Proteins from a single region of Polycladomyces zharkentensis:
- a CDS encoding cell wall hydrolase: MPIIRTFIGMSACLLTLVAVGWQKSSLHNPVKDQAVNLQAIQMKSNSYPMMEQPRMVAKMADKTKQPVHATHTASTKITAAKTKENKSKKKTVTLSSRSTSGKRAVRYHLSAQDIRWMERVVYSEARGEPFQGQVAVAAVVLNRLESPHFPDTIRGIVFQRNAFTAVQDGQIWLKPDIEARRAVMKALKGHDPTGGALYYYNPEIATAEWSKKRPIIKRIGNHVFTR, translated from the coding sequence ATGCCTATCATTCGTACTTTCATCGGCATGTCGGCCTGTCTTTTAACCCTTGTGGCAGTGGGATGGCAGAAATCGTCACTCCACAATCCGGTGAAGGATCAAGCAGTGAACCTGCAAGCGATACAGATGAAGTCAAATTCCTACCCGATGATGGAACAACCCCGTATGGTTGCAAAGATGGCCGACAAAACCAAACAGCCCGTTCATGCAACACATACAGCATCGACCAAAATAACTGCCGCCAAAACAAAGGAAAATAAATCCAAAAAAAAGACTGTGACGCTCAGCAGTCGGTCGACATCCGGTAAACGAGCTGTGCGTTACCATCTCTCGGCGCAAGATATCCGGTGGATGGAACGTGTGGTATACAGTGAAGCTCGGGGTGAACCGTTCCAAGGTCAGGTGGCGGTTGCAGCGGTTGTGCTCAATCGATTGGAATCCCCTCATTTTCCCGATACGATCCGGGGAATCGTGTTCCAGCGCAATGCGTTTACGGCTGTACAGGACGGCCAGATATGGTTAAAGCCGGACATCGAAGCGCGGCGCGCGGTGATGAAAGCCCTGAAAGGACATGATCCCACTGGAGGGGCGTTGTATTACTATAACCCCGAAATCGCCACCGCCGAATGGAGCAAAAAACGGCCGATCATCAAACGGATCGGTAATCACGTGTTCACCCGATAA
- a CDS encoding TetR/AcrR family transcriptional regulator translates to MAKRTGEKYEAIIDAAVRVIAEHGYHNAQVSKIAREAKVADGTIYLYFENKDDVLISLFNEKMGTFVQQAEEAMKGISSPADQLRELIRLHFKSMEENRHLAIVTQIELRQSNPAVRKAIGEILKKYLNLIDRIILDGIEQGIFRNDLDVRITRKMIFGAIDEMVTSWIMKDCKYSLVDQVEPIVSLFLQGIALR, encoded by the coding sequence ATGGCAAAACGGACGGGGGAAAAATATGAAGCGATCATCGACGCGGCGGTGCGTGTGATTGCGGAACACGGTTACCACAACGCGCAAGTCTCCAAGATCGCCCGCGAGGCCAAGGTCGCCGACGGGACGATCTATCTATATTTTGAAAATAAGGATGATGTCCTCATTTCATTGTTTAACGAAAAAATGGGGACATTCGTCCAGCAAGCGGAAGAAGCCATGAAAGGGATCTCGTCGCCCGCCGATCAGCTTCGCGAGCTGATCCGTCTCCATTTCAAATCCATGGAGGAAAATCGGCATTTGGCGATCGTGACGCAGATTGAATTGCGACAGTCCAATCCTGCCGTGCGCAAAGCAATCGGGGAGATTTTGAAAAAATATCTCAATCTGATCGACCGAATCATCTTGGACGGGATCGAACAGGGGATCTTCCGCAACGATCTGGATGTCCGCATCACACGGAAGATGATTTTCGGCGCGATCGACGAAATGGTCACTTCCTGGATTATGAAGGATTGCAAATACAGCTTGGTGGATCAGGTGGAGCCGATCGTGTCGCTGTTTTTGCAGGGGATCGCATTGCGCTGA